One window from the genome of Sphingomonas lacunae encodes:
- a CDS encoding LptF/LptG family permease, which produces MRFFSWTATDRYIARLIAVPLAGTMVLSAMLLVLEKMLRLFDFVTTEGGPVSVVFRMLANLIPEYLSLGIPIGLTLGILLAFRKLATSSELDVLKAVGLGYGQLLKAPYAYAIALAALNLAIVGFIQPYARYAYEGLQFELRSGALGASIKVGEFTSLGQRLTLRIESSSDEGRRLGGIFAHAVAPNGQTISASAREGRFLATGDPDTIVLRLTDGMLVHDAPGFPAPRVLTFSSHDLPIDLPKIEAFRRRGGADRELTIPELAQVGSSEATPLATRLETRANFHFRLVEVAAMLVLPLLAIALAVPPKRSTSALGVMLSIVILVTQHKLNQYAESYGALGGIDPIIALWVPFFLFTGMTLWMFHTLAYVPGGQPIGALERSFAKLAAFVSRLWKRRPGSGEPS; this is translated from the coding sequence TTGCGCTTCTTTTCCTGGACAGCGACTGATCGCTACATCGCCCGGCTGATCGCCGTGCCGCTTGCCGGCACAATGGTTCTGTCGGCGATGCTGCTCGTGCTCGAAAAGATGTTGCGCCTGTTCGACTTCGTGACCACCGAAGGCGGACCGGTCAGCGTGGTTTTCCGGATGCTGGCAAACCTCATTCCGGAATATCTTTCGCTCGGCATCCCGATTGGCCTGACTCTCGGCATCCTGCTGGCCTTTCGCAAGCTGGCAACATCGTCCGAGCTGGATGTGCTCAAGGCAGTCGGTCTTGGCTATGGGCAGCTGCTCAAGGCACCTTATGCCTATGCCATCGCCTTGGCAGCCCTCAATCTTGCCATTGTCGGCTTCATCCAGCCCTATGCCCGTTATGCCTATGAAGGGCTCCAGTTCGAATTGCGATCAGGCGCGCTTGGCGCCTCGATCAAGGTCGGCGAATTCACATCGCTGGGTCAACGCCTGACGTTGCGGATTGAATCGAGCAGTGACGAAGGGCGCCGATTGGGCGGCATCTTTGCCCATGCCGTCGCACCCAATGGCCAGACAATTTCGGCCAGCGCGCGCGAAGGCCGCTTTCTCGCGACCGGCGATCCCGACACCATTGTTCTCAGGCTCACTGACGGGATGCTGGTGCATGATGCGCCGGGCTTTCCGGCACCGCGTGTCCTCACCTTTTCCTCACATGATTTGCCGATTGATCTGCCCAAGATTGAGGCGTTCCGGCGCCGCGGCGGTGCAGACCGTGAACTGACCATCCCCGAACTGGCGCAGGTCGGCTCGAGTGAGGCGACCCCCCTTGCCACCAGGCTCGAAACCAGGGCCAATTTTCATTTCCGCCTTGTTGAAGTGGCGGCGATGCTGGTTCTGCCACTGCTCGCCATCGCCCTGGCTGTGCCGCCTAAACGCTCGACATCGGCGCTCGGCGTGATGCTGTCGATTGTCATTCTGGTGACCCAGCACAAGCTCAACCAATATGCTGAAAGCTATGGCGCATTGGGCGGCATTGATCCCATTATTGCCCTGTGGGTGCCCTTTTTCCTGTTCACCGGGATGACATTGTGGATGTTCCACACCTTGGCCTATGTTCCCGGCGGCCAACCAATCGGGGCACTCGAACGCAGCTTTGCCAAACTCGCCGCCTTCGTGAGCCGGCTGTGGAAACGACGGCCGGGAAGCGGTGAACCATCATGA
- a CDS encoding class I SAM-dependent methyltransferase has protein sequence MSPSKAETRRPARLVDRIVHTLGPWGMFLKGFVKHPVMVGSIIPSSDTLINHMLSKVDWDKVDLFVEYGPGVGTFCRPVLERLRGDAALIAIDTNPDFIDYLKRDIADSRFHPVLGSAADVEAIIRAHGFDHADQILSGLPFSTLPPGVGPAIAAATHRALRPGGTFLVYQFRKRARDFLEPHFGQIDDGFEWWNAPPCYLFWATRTGSDSEDQA, from the coding sequence ATGTCTCCCTCCAAGGCCGAAACACGCCGACCGGCCCGTCTCGTCGACCGCATTGTCCATACACTTGGGCCTTGGGGCATGTTCCTGAAAGGCTTTGTGAAACATCCGGTGATGGTGGGGTCGATCATCCCCTCGTCCGACACGCTGATCAACCACATGCTCTCGAAGGTGGATTGGGACAAGGTTGACCTGTTCGTTGAATATGGCCCGGGAGTCGGCACCTTCTGCCGGCCGGTGCTCGAACGGCTGAGGGGCGACGCCGCGCTGATCGCCATCGATACCAACCCCGATTTCATCGACTATCTCAAGCGCGATATTGCCGACAGCCGCTTCCATCCGGTGCTCGGCTCCGCCGCGGATGTCGAAGCCATCATCCGGGCGCATGGGTTTGACCATGCCGATCAGATACTGTCCGGCCTGCCCTTTTCCACTCTCCCTCCGGGGGTGGGCCCTGCCATTGCCGCGGCAACGCACCGGGCTCTGCGGCCAGGTGGCACCTTCCTTGTCTATCAGTTCCGCAAACGTGCGCGTGATTTCCTCGAACCCCATTTCGGCCAGATCGATGATGGCTTTGAATGGTGGAATGCACCGCCCTGTTACCTGTTCTGGGCGACGCGTACGGGGAGTGACTCAGAGGATCAGGCCTGA
- a CDS encoding DUF2141 domain-containing protein — protein sequence MKMKSVASLALVAALSAALVVPASATAIGPHAARCENGEASVIVNVSGFRARTGTIRVQLYASNQRTYLERRQWLVRVDLPVSRAGDMPICVPVTSAGRYLVSVRHDVNGNGDSDRSDGGGFSGNPNVSVLDMVFRRKPNLNRISFNVDNAPVRVNVVLNYVNGTRFEPVNRS from the coding sequence ATGAAGATGAAGTCTGTTGCCAGCCTAGCCCTCGTCGCGGCGCTTTCCGCGGCTTTGGTCGTGCCAGCGTCGGCGACTGCCATCGGCCCTCATGCCGCGCGTTGCGAGAATGGCGAGGCGTCAGTCATCGTCAATGTATCAGGATTCCGGGCGCGCACCGGTACCATCCGGGTACAGCTTTATGCTTCCAATCAGCGGACTTATCTGGAGCGGCGACAATGGCTGGTCCGGGTTGATTTGCCCGTCAGCCGCGCTGGCGACATGCCGATCTGTGTACCGGTGACTTCAGCCGGGCGCTATCTCGTCTCGGTCCGCCATGATGTAAATGGCAATGGTGATTCCGACCGGTCGGATGGCGGCGGCTTTTCCGGCAACCCCAATGTCAGCGTGCTCGACATGGTTTTCCGTCGGAAGCCGAACCTCAATCGCATCTCGTTCAACGTCGATAATGCCCCGGTGCGGGTCAATGTCGTGCTCAATTATGTCAACGGAACGCGCTTCGAGCCGGTCAACAGGAGCTGA
- the glpD gene encoding glycerol-3-phosphate dehydrogenase, producing the protein MSEVFDICVIGGGINGAGIARDAQGRGAKVLLLERGDLAQGTSSNSTKLIHGGLRYLEHYEFGLVREALTERERLWAIAPHIIHPLRFVLPYRKGLRPRWLLRLGLFLYDHIGGRKLLPTTRTVDLSRHPAGAPLQEGFATGFEYSDGWVDDARLVVLNARDAADRGAAVLTRTEVLAMRQQDGLWQISTSAGDFSARAIVNAAGPSVLQLFDRGRVESNHALRLVRGSHIVVPKLFDHPYAYFFQLPDGRIFFAIPYERDYTLIGTTDRDHPDASVLPQASEEEIAYLLDGTNGYFRTQLTRADVVWTYSGVRPLVDDGSGKPEAATRGYTFEVDGGHDGTPVMLSVFGGKITTYRHLAKDAVDLLAPHVAALAGRDWTATAALPGGDFAVTGLADQIAGLARDYPFLEAASADRIARAYGTLARRWLGDASSLNALGPHFGAGLTGAEVDWLIDHEWARSAEDVLWRRTKLGLKLDSAGFAALESHIAARLKALT; encoded by the coding sequence TTGAGTGAAGTCTTTGACATTTGCGTCATTGGCGGCGGGATCAACGGTGCCGGGATTGCCCGCGATGCGCAGGGGCGTGGGGCCAAGGTATTGCTCCTCGAACGCGGCGATCTCGCGCAAGGGACCTCGTCCAACTCTACCAAGCTGATCCATGGCGGGCTGCGCTATCTGGAGCATTATGAGTTCGGTCTGGTGCGTGAGGCGCTGACCGAGCGTGAGCGGCTGTGGGCGATCGCGCCGCACATCATCCATCCGCTGCGTTTCGTCCTGCCCTATCGCAAGGGCTTGCGGCCACGCTGGCTGCTGCGCCTCGGCCTGTTCCTCTATGATCATATTGGCGGTCGCAAGCTGCTGCCGACGACACGCACGGTGGACCTCAGCCGGCATCCGGCCGGCGCGCCGCTGCAAGAGGGGTTTGCCACCGGCTTTGAATATTCGGACGGCTGGGTCGATGATGCGCGGCTGGTCGTGCTCAATGCCCGCGACGCGGCAGACAGGGGCGCCGCGGTTCTGACCCGGACCGAGGTCTTGGCGATGCGCCAGCAGGACGGGCTTTGGCAGATTTCGACCAGCGCGGGCGATTTCAGTGCGCGGGCGATCGTCAACGCCGCCGGCCCATCGGTGCTGCAATTGTTTGACCGCGGGCGGGTGGAATCCAACCACGCGCTGCGGCTGGTGCGTGGTTCGCACATCGTCGTGCCCAAGCTGTTCGACCACCCTTACGCCTATTTCTTCCAGTTGCCCGATGGCCGCATCTTCTTCGCCATTCCCTATGAGCGTGATTATACGCTGATCGGCACGACCGACCGCGACCACCCCGACGCCAGCGTGCTACCGCAAGCGAGCGAAGAGGAGATCGCCTATCTGCTCGACGGGACCAACGGCTATTTCCGGACCCAGCTGACCCGCGCCGACGTTGTCTGGACCTACTCAGGTGTCCGACCGCTGGTCGATGACGGTTCGGGCAAGCCCGAAGCCGCAACGCGGGGGTATACGTTCGAGGTGGATGGCGGGCATGATGGCACACCCGTCATGCTTTCGGTGTTTGGCGGCAAGATCACCACCTATCGCCATCTCGCAAAAGATGCAGTTGATCTGCTGGCTCCGCACGTGGCGGCACTGGCCGGCCGGGACTGGACGGCGACGGCGGCGCTGCCCGGCGGGGATTTTGCCGTCACTGGCCTTGCCGATCAGATCGCGGGTCTGGCCCGCGATTATCCGTTCCTTGAAGCAGCCAGTGCAGACCGCATTGCTCGCGCCTATGGTACACTCGCCCGGCGTTGGCTGGGCGATGCCAGCAGCCTCAACGCGCTTGGCCCGCATTTCGGTGCTGGCCTGACCGGGGCGGAAGTCGATTGGCTGATCGACCATGAATGGGCGCGCAGTGCCGAGGATGTGCTGTGGCGGCGAACGAAGCTGGGGCTCAAGCTTGACAGTGCTGGGTTTGCTGCGCTCGAAAGCCATATCGCCGCGAGGCTCAAGGCACTGACCTGA
- a CDS encoding glycerol kinase: MTDRYIVVLDEGTTSTRAILYAPDGTVIATKGRELDQHYPEPGRVEHDAVQIWQRTLACARAVIERAGGADRIAAIGITNQRETVVAWDRRTGQPIHRAIVWQDRRTADFCETLRGAGHETEVQRRTGLLLDPYFSGTKMRWLLDNVPEARALGDNLALGTIESWLVWNLTSGGEGQGGGLHISDASNASRTLLFPLVGNGWDAGLADLIGVPLSALPEVTDTHGQFGYTHPDLFGAAIPICGLVGDQQSATIGQGCLSPGETKATFGTGAFILTNMGQNVPASSNRLLGTILHQSGGERHFALEGSVFVAGSLIQWLRDGLGLLQSSAESEQLARSVADNGGVTLVPALTGLGAPHWRPDARGSISGLTLGAGKAHIVRAALESMAHQCHDLMQAFAADGAGWDRLRIDGGMSANNWMAQDLADVLKLPVERPTDVETTALGAAMCAAVGVGLYPSLAEASACMRPETDGFAPAMADAARDVRLAAWRLALTKVMA; the protein is encoded by the coding sequence ATGACCGATCGCTACATTGTGGTGCTCGACGAAGGGACCACATCGACCCGGGCAATCCTTTACGCGCCGGATGGCACGGTCATCGCCACCAAGGGGCGTGAGCTTGACCAGCATTATCCCGAGCCAGGGCGGGTCGAGCATGATGCGGTACAGATATGGCAGCGCACGCTCGCCTGTGCCCGTGCGGTGATCGAACGCGCAGGCGGTGCGGATCGCATTGCCGCCATTGGCATCACCAACCAGCGTGAAACCGTGGTGGCGTGGGACAGGCGCACCGGCCAGCCCATCCACCGTGCCATCGTCTGGCAGGACCGGCGGACCGCCGACTTTTGCGAGACGTTGCGTGGCGCGGGGCATGAGACCGAGGTGCAGCGGCGCACCGGCCTCCTGCTCGACCCCTATTTTTCGGGCACCAAGATGCGCTGGCTGCTCGACAATGTGCCAGAGGCCAGGGCTTTGGGCGACAATCTGGCGCTGGGCACTATCGAGAGTTGGCTGGTGTGGAATCTGACCAGCGGCGGTGAGGGGCAGGGGGGTGGCCTGCATATCTCCGACGCCAGCAATGCCAGCCGCACCTTGCTGTTCCCGCTGGTCGGCAACGGCTGGGATGCCGGCCTAGCAGACCTGATCGGCGTGCCGCTCTCAGCCTTGCCCGAGGTCACGGATACGCACGGCCAATTTGGTTATACGCATCCTGACCTGTTCGGAGCGGCTATCCCGATTTGTGGTCTGGTCGGCGACCAGCAGTCGGCAACCATTGGCCAGGGATGCCTGTCCCCGGGTGAGACCAAGGCGACGTTCGGCACTGGCGCCTTCATCCTCACGAATATGGGGCAGAATGTTCCGGCCTCTTCCAATCGTCTCCTCGGGACCATCCTGCATCAATCGGGTGGTGAGCGGCATTTTGCGCTGGAAGGATCGGTGTTTGTGGCCGGCAGCCTGATCCAGTGGTTGCGCGACGGGCTCGGACTGCTCCAAAGTTCTGCTGAAAGTGAGCAACTGGCCCGATCGGTGGCCGACAATGGCGGTGTCACGCTGGTTCCGGCCCTGACCGGGCTTGGAGCTCCGCATTGGCGCCCCGACGCACGCGGCAGCATTAGCGGCCTGACGCTGGGCGCGGGCAAGGCGCATATCGTCCGCGCTGCACTCGAATCGATGGCGCACCAGTGCCACGATCTGATGCAGGCTTTCGCTGCCGATGGGGCCGGTTGGGACCGGCTGAGGATTGACGGGGGCATGAGCGCCAACAACTGGATGGCTCAGGATCTTGCCGATGTGCTCAAGCTGCCGGTGGAACGGCCGACAGATGTCGAAACCACCGCCTTGGGTGCGGCGATGTGCGCGGCCGTCGGTGTCGGACTTTACCCCTCGCTGGCCGAGGCGTCAGCATGCATGCGGCCGGAAACAGACGGATTTGCTCCCGCCATGGCTGACGCAGCGCGAGATGTCCGACTGGCCGCGTGGCGTCTTGCCCTCACCAAGGTCATGGCCTGA
- a CDS encoding efflux RND transporter periplasmic adaptor subunit: MRFSGKPLAWAAVPLALCLAACGDSDGAPVAAPPPIDVRVAEVGAQSQPERIDAAGTVALRRESPLGFTSAGRITLLSANEGDTVRSGQLLAALDPTTTAATLASAEAERARAAREYARSSELFEKGWVARPRVDSAEAAVRVAEANVRSAQFQLSNSRIVAPGSGIIIARLAEPGQVVAAGTPVLILGDASSGHVLRLAVPDRQAVRLRVGQPAEVSIGALGDERLTGRVLEIAGRADAATGTFLVEVALPADERLRSGQIGTARIIADTAGERNLSVPPQAVFAARAGEAFVYVVDSARNRVTLRRVTLAETTDNSIRLTGGLEPGEMVAVTGIDRLSDGQAVRVVRTGNSAPAAPVAATAR; this comes from the coding sequence ATGCGCTTCAGCGGTAAGCCTTTGGCCTGGGCCGCTGTCCCTTTGGCATTATGCCTTGCTGCTTGTGGTGACAGTGACGGGGCACCAGTGGCCGCCCCGCCGCCGATTGATGTGAGGGTCGCTGAAGTGGGCGCCCAGTCCCAACCTGAGCGGATTGATGCCGCCGGCACAGTTGCATTGCGCCGGGAAAGTCCGTTGGGCTTCACCAGTGCAGGGCGGATAACACTGCTGTCGGCCAATGAGGGCGATACGGTCCGGTCAGGGCAATTGCTGGCGGCGCTCGACCCCACAACAACCGCAGCAACGCTGGCTTCGGCAGAGGCCGAACGTGCGCGTGCTGCGCGCGAATATGCCCGGTCTAGCGAATTGTTCGAAAAGGGCTGGGTTGCCCGTCCGCGCGTCGACAGCGCCGAAGCCGCCGTGCGGGTTGCAGAAGCCAATGTTCGATCCGCCCAGTTTCAACTCAGTAACAGCCGTATCGTGGCACCGGGCAGCGGTATCATCATTGCCCGGCTGGCCGAGCCCGGGCAGGTTGTCGCCGCTGGCACGCCGGTCCTGATCCTCGGCGATGCGTCGAGCGGCCATGTGCTGCGACTGGCGGTGCCCGACCGGCAGGCGGTTCGGCTGCGCGTCGGCCAGCCGGCGGAAGTCAGCATTGGCGCATTGGGTGATGAACGCCTGACCGGGCGTGTTCTGGAAATCGCCGGTCGCGCGGATGCTGCCACCGGCACTTTCCTTGTCGAAGTGGCCTTGCCAGCCGATGAGCGCCTGCGGTCCGGCCAGATTGGCACCGCCCGGATCATCGCCGACACGGCTGGTGAACGCAATTTGTCCGTCCCGCCGCAAGCGGTTTTCGCTGCCCGGGCGGGGGAGGCCTTTGTCTATGTTGTCGACAGTGCGCGCAACAGGGTAACGCTGAGACGGGTGACGTTGGCCGAAACCACAGACAACAGCATTCGCCTGACCGGAGGGCTGGAGCCCGGGGAAATGGTCGCAGTGACGGGCATTGACCGACTGAGCGACGGGCAAGCAGTGCGTGTTGTCCGGACTGGCAACAGTGCGCCTGCCGCGCCCGTTGCCGCGACTGCGCGATAA
- a CDS encoding efflux RND transporter permease subunit encodes MGSIVSLAVKRWQITLVAVLMVVMLGISSFLSIPRSVDPHFPIAVNVVTVILPGADALAMEETVAKPIEDVLQGLDHVREIRSTSSDGAAVLSIEFEHGTDPEATLDRVVREVSGIRDRLPQGITRIAYRRPRTTEAAVLQLALVSDGASWRRMVKYAEDMRDQFNTVPGVRQSVIEGAARPEVRVAIDAERLAQARIPASAVAAAIRAGGIELPAGAVQAGGRRLNIDAGGAFRSLDAIRAVPVRAGDGRLLTVGDVATVSWSESEQLHIARYNGQRALWVMVRQKDNVDAGTLKRALVAAVDDYRAELPPDMKLEVAFDQSNDISRKLALLARDFVIALALVLITILPLGFRPSIIVMVSIPLSLAMGITLLGLFGFTLNQISISGFILSLGLLVDDSIVVTENIERHIRDGEPPATAAISGTQEIMAAVLGSTGVLLFAFLPLAFLPEAGGDFTRSLPMAVLVTVASSLIVSLTVIPFAASRLLKPEKHGGNRLLQALTNGIERFYAPILHRALDAPRRWFWGAMILCFGAFAIVPVVGFSLFPKADTPYFLARVETPEGSSIAQTDAAVRQVAAIIRQEEQAINIMENVGRGNPQIYYNILPREERARYGDVFVTLDEWDPRSSPQMIARLRERFATLADARVTIAEFQNGPPLEASVAIRLSGPDFATLQRLAREIEGEMHKVEGLRDIENPVAFDRMDLNLGIDDAKASLLGVAPGEARRSLRLAISGEQASQLRDNEGDSWPVTVRLPMTTNQPVSALERVYVPTLQGGAVPLAQIASPQLISVPPQITRYKLQRTVTLTAFTEPGVLPSRATEAVVQRIEALSMPAGYRYSLGGEAEAAARNNAGLGPVILVALLGIFAVLVLEFGRFKETIVVAGVIPLGTFGGLVALLLTGYSLSFFAIIGFIALIGIEIKNSILLVDFTTQLRSRGMGLREAIERAGQLRFLPVLLTSVTAVGGLLPLALSGSSLYAPLAWVIIGGLVSSTVLSRVITPVMYLLAVRNEEKAVKAKA; translated from the coding sequence GTGGGCAGCATCGTCTCGCTCGCCGTTAAGCGGTGGCAAATCACGCTGGTGGCCGTGTTGATGGTGGTGATGCTCGGCATCTCCTCCTTCCTGTCGATCCCGCGATCGGTTGATCCGCATTTCCCGATCGCGGTCAACGTCGTGACCGTCATCCTGCCCGGTGCGGATGCGCTGGCGATGGAAGAGACGGTCGCAAAGCCGATTGAGGATGTGCTGCAGGGGTTGGACCATGTCCGCGAGATACGTTCAACCTCCAGTGACGGCGCGGCGGTCCTCAGCATTGAATTTGAACATGGCACTGATCCCGAGGCGACACTTGACCGGGTGGTGCGAGAGGTGTCCGGCATTCGGGACCGTTTGCCGCAAGGCATAACCCGCATTGCCTATCGCCGCCCCCGCACTACCGAAGCGGCGGTATTGCAGCTGGCACTTGTCAGCGACGGCGCAAGTTGGCGGCGCATGGTCAAATATGCTGAGGACATGCGCGACCAGTTCAATACGGTCCCGGGCGTTCGCCAGTCAGTCATTGAAGGCGCCGCCCGGCCTGAAGTGCGGGTCGCCATTGATGCTGAACGGTTGGCTCAGGCCCGGATCCCTGCCTCTGCGGTGGCGGCTGCCATTCGTGCGGGTGGCATAGAACTACCTGCTGGCGCGGTGCAGGCCGGCGGGCGTCGCCTCAACATCGACGCAGGTGGTGCCTTCCGATCGCTGGACGCGATACGCGCTGTACCGGTCCGGGCTGGCGATGGCCGCTTGCTGACTGTGGGTGATGTGGCAACCGTCTCCTGGTCCGAATCCGAGCAGTTGCACATCGCGCGTTACAACGGCCAACGCGCCCTGTGGGTCATGGTCCGGCAAAAGGACAATGTCGATGCGGGAACGCTGAAACGGGCACTGGTGGCCGCGGTGGACGATTATAGGGCCGAATTGCCGCCAGACATGAAGCTGGAAGTGGCTTTTGATCAAAGCAATGACATTTCCCGCAAACTGGCATTGCTGGCCCGGGACTTTGTGATCGCGCTGGCGCTTGTGTTGATCACCATCCTGCCACTCGGTTTCAGGCCATCGATCATCGTCATGGTTTCGATCCCGCTGTCGCTGGCTATGGGTATCACCCTGCTCGGCCTGTTCGGTTTCACGCTCAACCAGATCAGCATTTCCGGCTTCATCCTCTCTCTGGGGTTGCTTGTCGATGACAGCATCGTCGTGACGGAGAATATCGAGCGGCATATCCGTGACGGGGAGCCACCTGCCACTGCGGCGATCAGCGGCACCCAGGAAATCATGGCGGCGGTGCTGGGCTCGACCGGTGTGTTGCTGTTCGCCTTTCTGCCACTGGCATTCTTGCCCGAAGCAGGCGGTGATTTTACCCGCAGCCTGCCGATGGCGGTGCTGGTCACGGTTGCCAGTTCACTGATCGTTTCGCTGACGGTTATTCCTTTCGCCGCTTCGCGCCTGCTCAAACCGGAAAAGCATGGCGGCAACCGCTTGTTGCAGGCGCTGACCAACGGGATAGAGCGGTTTTATGCCCCGATCCTGCACCGCGCCCTGGATGCGCCGCGCCGCTGGTTTTGGGGTGCGATGATCCTGTGCTTTGGGGCTTTTGCCATTGTCCCGGTGGTGGGTTTCAGCCTTTTCCCCAAGGCGGACACGCCTTATTTCCTTGCGCGGGTAGAGACACCCGAAGGCAGCAGTATCGCCCAGACTGATGCCGCGGTGCGACAGGTCGCCGCCATCATCCGCCAGGAAGAACAGGCCATCAACATCATGGAGAATGTTGGCCGTGGCAATCCGCAAATCTATTACAACATTCTCCCGCGGGAGGAGCGCGCGCGCTATGGCGACGTGTTTGTCACGTTGGACGAATGGGACCCGCGGTCCAGCCCACAGATGATTGCCCGTCTGCGTGAACGCTTTGCCACGCTGGCGGATGCGCGGGTGACCATCGCCGAATTCCAGAACGGCCCCCCGCTTGAGGCCAGTGTCGCCATTCGTTTGTCGGGCCCGGATTTTGCGACTTTGCAGCGTCTGGCGCGCGAGATTGAAGGGGAAATGCACAAGGTCGAGGGCCTGCGGGACATTGAAAACCCTGTCGCCTTTGACCGCATGGACCTCAATCTGGGTATTGATGATGCCAAGGCCAGCCTGTTGGGCGTGGCGCCGGGCGAGGCGCGGCGGTCGCTGAGGCTGGCCATATCGGGTGAGCAGGCCAGCCAGCTGCGTGACAATGAAGGCGACAGCTGGCCGGTGACCGTGCGTCTGCCGATGACCACCAACCAGCCTGTTTCGGCCCTTGAACGTGTTTATGTGCCTACGTTGCAAGGCGGCGCGGTGCCACTGGCACAAATTGCCTCTCCGCAATTGATCAGCGTGCCGCCCCAGATCACGCGCTACAAGTTGCAACGTACCGTCACGCTGACCGCCTTTACAGAGCCCGGTGTCCTGCCGTCCCGGGCGACCGAAGCGGTTGTGCAACGGATCGAGGCGCTCAGCATGCCTGCGGGGTATCGCTACTCGCTGGGCGGCGAGGCCGAGGCCGCGGCGCGCAACAATGCCGGCCTGGGTCCGGTGATCCTTGTCGCGCTGCTTGGCATCTTTGCGGTGCTGGTGCTTGAGTTCGGCCGTTTCAAGGAAACCATTGTCGTGGCCGGGGTCATCCCCTTAGGGACATTTGGCGGCCTGGTTGCTCTCTTGCTGACCGGCTATTCGCTCAGCTTCTTTGCGATCATCGGCTTCATCGCCCTGATTGGCATCGAGATCAAAAATTCGATTCTGCTGGTCGATTTCACCACCCAGTTGCGATCCCGTGGCATGGGGTTGCGTGAAGCGATTGAACGGGCAGGGCAATTGCGTTTTCTGCCTGTCCTGCTGACATCCGTTACAGCGGTTGGCGGCTTGCTGCCATTGGCCCTTTCGGGCTCTTCACTCTACGCGCCTTTGGCTTGGGTTATCATCGGTGGTCTGGTCAGCTCTACCGTGCTGAGCCGGGTGATTACGCCAGTGATGTATTTGCTTGCGGTTCGTAACGAAGAAAAAGCCGTGAAGGCAAAAGCTTAG
- a CDS encoding diacylglycerol/lipid kinase family protein gives MVSVALLSNPRSTGNRAQLPRIRAYCASRPDIFHYEVEHVDQIGAALASIALVKPRVIAVNGGDGTVQAALTELYNGKHFPEGEVPPVAVLPNGKTNLIALDLGATGDPLEALDHVVGLAAHGQFSGHIVERELISLSNGSSDKPVLGMFLGGAGLADTILYCRHSLYPLGLPNGLAHFVAAIATFASLVPGLRRLVPQRSSPVTVTVRRHDAIRGRFAVLIVTTLDKLLFNARTGDGAGPGRMKLLAVNNDLGALVRMARVALFGVLGKDKVNGLHFEQGDTICIEGERSSVILDGEIFEATTGHPITLRSTNPVPFLKLAA, from the coding sequence ATGGTATCGGTTGCCCTCTTGTCGAATCCCCGTTCGACGGGCAATCGCGCCCAGTTGCCCCGCATCCGCGCCTATTGTGCCAGCCGGCCCGACATTTTCCATTATGAGGTGGAGCATGTCGACCAGATTGGTGCTGCACTGGCATCGATTGCGCTGGTGAAGCCCCGTGTCATCGCCGTCAATGGTGGCGACGGTACGGTGCAGGCAGCGTTGACTGAGCTCTATAATGGCAAGCATTTTCCGGAAGGCGAGGTGCCGCCGGTGGCGGTGCTGCCCAATGGCAAGACCAATTTGATCGCGCTCGATCTGGGTGCCACCGGCGACCCGCTTGAAGCTCTGGACCATGTTGTCGGACTTGCCGCCCATGGTCAATTTTCGGGGCATATCGTCGAACGGGAGCTTATTTCGCTGTCGAACGGCAGCAGCGACAAGCCTGTGCTGGGCATGTTCCTTGGAGGTGCCGGCCTCGCTGATACCATCCTCTACTGCCGGCACAGCCTTTATCCGCTCGGTCTCCCCAATGGCCTTGCCCATTTTGTCGCGGCGATTGCCACGTTCGCGTCGCTGGTGCCGGGCCTGCGCCGCCTTGTTCCGCAACGATCCAGCCCGGTCACGGTAACGGTCCGCCGCCATGATGCGATCCGTGGCCGCTTTGCCGTGCTGATTGTGACCACGCTCGACAAATTGTTGTTCAATGCGCGCACGGGTGACGGCGCCGGGCCGGGGCGGATGAAACTGCTGGCGGTCAACAATGATCTGGGCGCGCTGGTTCGCATGGCGCGGGTGGCGCTGTTTGGTGTGCTCGGCAAGGACAAGGTCAACGGCCTGCATTTCGAACAGGGCGACACCATCTGCATCGAGGGTGAGCGGTCGAGCGTCATCCTCGATGGCGAGATCTTCGAGGCGACCACCGGTCACCCGATAACCTTGCGATCGACCAATCCCGTCCCCTTCCTCAAGCTGGCCGCCTGA